One genomic window of Osmia bicornis bicornis chromosome 3, iOsmBic2.1, whole genome shotgun sequence includes the following:
- the LOC114881486 gene encoding uncharacterized protein LOC114881486, producing MTTNLDVRQAASEVDLVLPGTSGVTDTRQLSVQFSRVDAEWCTLRSGRRRAGVSPAATHAATSRHGEHSDESVALTVSLEKWPAKRRGRPPTTGVYSKLAAAKQMLLEVQRQELELAEEKRALDPAEDPPEPSRSSRSLPDPEDLAEEFRHVPTVDLAAQALEFCTDVERVAGVSKGLKGTLVRKLRMAARHLKAIHTETAVRAVPARAGKELDELRRQLKLREQNLAEVTCTVVTTATPVIAGPKTSARPDSPLSGEEAGRKRRNDDADLFTPEDPTAVDEVLASPAPALAAPAEKSCPEPELIAGFAALLERDLAGLSAEFQAAIAAVQLPPKRADQPKGVEAAAATPAPSRNKAERRVRNMVPPTRDPQPGPTSAPASIVEKRMARIVEEHRRTADGTWVTVVGRRAKAAEKKAAVDEAPPAQGSKDVAQKKRVASQAKGKAAQPAKPKAPRPSKRLR from the coding sequence ATGACTACGAATCTGGACGTGAGACAGGCAGCTAGCGAGGTGGACCTGGTGCTGCCCGGCACTAGTGGAGTGACGGATACGCGCCAGCTATCCGTTCAATTTTCTAGGGTGGACGCGGAATGGTGTACCCTGAGGTCGGGGCGACGAAGGGCCGGGGTTTCCCCGGCGGCCACGCATGCCGCTACTTCTCGGCACGGCGAGCACTCCGACGAGTCAGTCGCTTTGACTGTGTCCTTGGAGAAGTGGCCAGCGAAGAGGAGGGGCCGTCCGCCGACCACAGGCGTATACTCGAAACTCGCCGCGGCGAAGCAAATGCTCCTGGAGGTACAACGCCAGGAGCTGGAACTCGCGGAGGAGAAGAGGGCACTGGACCCTGCCGAGGACCCTCCTGAGCCGAGTCGgagtagcaggtccctccccgaccctgaggacctggcggaggagttCAGGCATGTCCCAACGGTCGACCTGGCCGCCCAAGCCCTGGAATTCTGTACGGATGTGGAGAGGGTAGCGGGCGTTTCTAAGGGCCTCAAGGGAACGCTCGTGAGGAAACTAAGGATGGCCGCACGCCATTTAAAGGCCATCCATACGGAGACGGCGGTTAGGGCCGTCCCCGCTAGGGCAGGGAAAGAGCTAGACGAGCTCCGCCGCCAGCTAAAGCTCCGAGAGCAAAACCTGGCGGAAGTCACATGCACGGTCGTGACCACGGCGACGCCGGTGATCGCGGGCCCTAAGACGTCCGCGAGGCCCGACTCGCCATTGTCCGGCGAGGAAGCGGGCCGCAAGAGAAGGAACGATGACGCGGACCTATTCACACCCGAGGATCCTACCGCTGTGGACGAGGTGCTAGCGAGCCCGGCCCCGGCTCTGGCTGCACCTGCGGAGAAAAGCTGCCCCGAGCCCGAACTGATTGCGGGTTTTGCGGCTCTTCTCGAGAGGGATCTGGCGGGACTCAGTGCGGAGTTTCAGGCCGCCATAGCGGCGGTTCAGCTCCCGCCGAAGAGGGCGGACCAGCCCAAGGGGGTCGAAGCGGCTGCAGCCACCCCAGCCCCATCGAGAAACAAGGCGGAAAGGCGGGTCCGCAACATGGTCCCGCCTACCAGGGATCCGCAACCGGGACCCACCTCCGCGCCGGCGTCAATCGTGGAGAAAAGGATGGCCCGGATCGTAGAGGAACACCGCCGAACTGCGGACGGCACGTGGGTCACGGTAGTCGGCCGCCGTGCGAAAGCGGCCGAGAAGAAAGCGGCAGTGGACGAGGCCCCACCCGCACAGGGTAGCAAGGACGTGGCCCAGAAGAAGAGAGTCGCTTCGCAGGCCAAGGGGAAGGCGGCTCAGCCGGCCAAACCAAAGGCCCCCCGGCCCTCAAAACGTCTGCGGTAA